DNA from Globicephala melas chromosome 11, mGloMel1.2, whole genome shotgun sequence:
CACTGGCTCAGCCTGTTTCTGATGTCCCCCACCCACTAACAGGATAAAGGGCTGGCTGTCTTGAGGCTGAGGGAGATGCAGAGCGAGATGCAGGGCCATGTCGCAGGGAGCCGGGCTCCTCTGGGCCTGCTTCTGGTCTGTCTTCATCTCCCAGGTATGGAGGCTGTGGCAACCTTTGGGCAGGAGCGGACTGGTGGTCCTCGGGGAACTGGGACTGAGGGAAGAGGTAAAGGTGGGAGTGTGTACAGTTGGGTCCCTGAGGGAGGAAAGAGTTGGCACAGGCAAAGTGAAGGGACTTGAAGCAAAGGGAATCAGGgagtcagggaagggagggcacTGAGACTAAATATCTGGTCCACTGGctgcctcctcttccccttccctcaggCCTCTTTGCCCGGAGCATCGGTGTGCCGGAGGAGAAATTTCCCCAAGACTTGGGGATCAACCTGCCTCTGCTTGAACGACCTTCCTTGACCAGCCCCTCCAACTTGGAACATCCTCAGCCCAAACCAGACCCTGAGCCTAATGATTCGGCAAGGGCTCCTCTGGAGCCCAATGCTTCTCCATCACCTGGCTCTCAACCTGCAGGAGGTGCTGGGGTACAGATGTGGCCCCCATCTGGGGAGCTGCCCTACATGGATTCCTGGTCCTCGGAGGACCCTTGGCCGATGATGCCTGCTGTGTTCGAGGACTACGTGGGAGAAGAGCTGCCTGAAGAACCGTCCTACTTTTCTAGTGAGGCTGCCCTCCCTCCGGGCAGTGGGCCTTTTCTTGCAGAGCCCTTTGCATACCCCGCGGACCCCTCACCCGAGGCTTCACTCCTCCCCCAGGACTCTGAGTCTAGAGGGCCACTCCACTCTACTGTGCTGGACGTCCCGAGAAAAATCCTTGCCCGACCCCGTCCCGGGTCTCTCCTCAATGGGATTCCATGGTCACTTCTGCCTGGTTTCCCCTGGGGGGCCCTGAGTCCCAGTGTACCCTGGGGAGGTGGAGGTCCTGGCACTGGATGGAGACCCTTTTACCCTGTGGGAAACTGGGGTAACATTAATCCATACCCAAGTACTAGCTGGGGGTATCCAGGTGCCAGATGGAAGACTATTAATTGGTATCCAGGTACTAGCAGGAAGAATATTTATCTACACCCAGGCAATAATCAATTTCCTCCCGGAGTTCTCCGTGCTCCTGGCTCTTATAGGAGCATCCCAGACAGCTTTCCCAATCCTCAAAACCCTGAGTCATAATGGAGTTAGGAGAATGACAGAGCGGGGGCAGCCCTAAGTTAGAAGTCAGAGAGGGGAGTCCTGCTCCCTCCCCTTGCAGTATGAGCTAAATCAAGATCCTATCAGCTGTTTTCTAGCGTCCTCTCCACTTTCActgcctccctgctccccatATGCTGATCTCCAATAAAACACAGCACTTACTGAATCCGCTTCTTGTCAGTGTCTTTGTTTCTGGGTGCAAACTGGAGTTTTGTCCATCCCCATTTTCTAGTCATCCTCATGTCCCTCTAGGGTCCTCCTGACACTCTCTTGCTATCCCCATCCTTTGCAAAAGATCAAAGCCCAGGTGTTTGAGGGTGGGGCCTTGTGGTCTCATCTGCGCCAAGTGGGAGAGCTGGTTCTAGAATAGTCCTGGAATCTgaaaaggggaggaggggcagcaggACTAACTGAGGTGGCACCTGTGGCAGGAGGCAAGGATGAGGTCCAGGAGGTTGGTACCAGGACCAAGTGGGGAATGAATAGTCTTTGATTCAGAGACACAGAGGGTCAGAGAGAGTCATTTTTGTCTATGCTtaccttttcttcccagaaagtTACGGTTCTTGGAAGTGGAAGAGGCATTGATCTCCCTTACACGCATCACTTGGTACACTGTGCCCCAGAGAACCACAGACTTTGGGCATTTGCTGAACAAATAGCCGACCTCaatagaggaagaaaggaaagggagaagggacagggagagagaaacTTGGAGCCAACAGTCCTGCCTATGGCTGCATTTGATGCGTTTATTCTCAAGTGATGACACAGTCTCTTCTTTTGGTCACACTACCCTCCCTTTGGTTTTCCCAGGAGCTCAGTATCCTTGTACAGGAGTTGGAGTGG
Protein-coding regions in this window:
- the C11H6orf15 gene encoding uncharacterized protein C6orf15 homolog translates to MQSEMQGHVAGSRAPLGLLLVCLHLPGLFARSIGVPEEKFPQDLGINLPLLERPSLTSPSNLEHPQPKPDPEPNDSARAPLEPNASPSPGSQPAGGAGVQMWPPSGELPYMDSWSSEDPWPMMPAVFEDYVGEELPEEPSYFSSEAALPPGSGPFLAEPFAYPADPSPEASLLPQDSESRGPLHSTVLDVPRKILARPRPGSLLNGIPWSLLPGFPWGALSPSVPWGGGGPGTGWRPFYPVGNWGNINPYPSTSWGYPGARWKTINWYPGTSRKNIYLHPGNNQFPPGVLRAPGSYRSIPDSFPNPQNPES